From the genome of Capsicum annuum cultivar UCD-10X-F1 unplaced genomic scaffold, UCD10Xv1.1 ctg80523, whole genome shotgun sequence, one region includes:
- the LOC124895189 gene encoding protein NODULATION SIGNALING PATHWAY 2-like, producing MQSELLHNSWCSTFHQTKFCGIQSDYENGKHGITYSSLNSKDQDSSGISFSDFTSQSFSDFTSLFSDDDVLTDLPMDDSEFDDVCRWLNDNESEENGNMNNISSEMKRDGDLWGPALLGVSSELLSSTNRATSLILPGNIGEMDSQMSLHHLLAAYGEAMENGHKELVEVIIRSIKGKINPLGESLERVASNLFLEIEDQGSYLRKESSKIIEAAFKVFYQVFPLGKFAHFTANSAIIEAVPDDVKTVRIVDFDMGEGIQWPPIIEAMGQRRKALRFTSIKKTEEESTSFQWRFKETKRRLLDYANLFGLRLQVEEMTIEELASELRRMKKRGKGSEWLVFNCMFKLPHMETRMCRIDALEFLKLATELLLAKSSTHKGIVTFGDGEATDNSHNADYTYSAFFNKYLIYYQSIFESLELCFPDYLAQARLAMESLFLAPQVYSFSWIKIWEEKRSVSYSCTEIGLQGKRVSKENLLQAKELVNERGTPFRVRIEEERQHEMVLEWKGTSLVRVSIWM from the coding sequence ATGCAATCAGAGCTTCTTCACAACTCATGGTGTTCAACTTTCCATCAAACTAAATTTTGTGGCATCCAAAGTGATTATGAAAATGGAAAGCATGGTATAACTTATTCTTCACTCAACTCCAAAGATCAAGATTCCTCGGGGATTTCCTTCTCAGATTTCACATCCCAGTCCTTCTCAGATTTCACATCCCTTTTCTCAGATGATGATGTTCTTACTGATCTTCCCATGGATGACTCGGAGTTCGATGATGTATGTCGATGGTTGAATGATAATGAAAGTGAAGAAAATGGAAATATGAATAACATCTCTTCTGAAATGAAAAGAGATGGAGATTTATGGGGTCCTGCTCTTTTAGGAGTATCTAGTGAGCTCTTGTCATCAACAAATAGAGCTACTTCACTTATACTTCCAGGAAATATTGGAGAAATGGATAGCCAAATGAGCCTTCATCATTTATTGGCAGCTTATGGAGAGGCCATGGAGAATGGTCACAAGGAACTAGTAGAAGTGATCATAAGAAGCATAAAGGGGAAAATAAATCCTTTAGGTGAATCGCTGGAACGTGTTGCTTCAAACTTATTCCTAGAAATAGAGGATCAAGGAAGTTACTTGAGAAAAGAATCAAGTAAAATTATTGAAGCAGCATTCAAGGTCTTCTACCAAGTTTTCCCATTAGGGAAATTTGCTCATTTTACTGCTAACTCAGCAATTATAGAAGCCGTGCCTGATGATGTAAAAACAGTTCGTATAGTGGATTTTGACATGGGGGAAGGAATTCAATGGCCTCCAATTATTGAAGCCATGGGGCAAAGAAGAAAGGCTTTGAGATTCACATCCATAAAGAAAACTGAGGAAGAATCAACCAGTTTTCAGTGGAGATTTAAGGAGACAAAAAGAAGACTTCTTGATTATGCAAATCTTTTTGGCCTAAGATTACAAGTTGAGGAGATGACAATTGAAGAATTGGCAAGTGAATTGAGAAGAATGAAGAAAAGGGGTAAAGGGAGTGAATGGTTGGTTTTCAACTGTATGTTTAAACTCCCACACATGGAGACAAGAATGTGCAGAATCGATGCGCTGGAGTTTCTAAAACTAGCTACGGAATTGTTATTGGCCAAGTCTTCAACTCACAAAGGAATTGTCACTTTTGGTGATGGGGAAGCAACGGATAATAGTCACAACGCTGATTATACTTATTCTGCATTCTTTAACAAGTATTTGATATATTACCAATCAATTTTCGAATCACTGGAGTTGTGTTTTCCAGATTATCTTGCACAAGCAAGACTTGCCATGGAGTCCCTTTTCCTAGCACCTCAAGTCTACTCATTTTCTTGGATAAAAATCTGGGAAGAGAAGAGAAGTGTATCCTATTCTTGTACAGAAATTGGATTGCAGGGTAAGAGAGTAAGCAAAGAAAATCTGTTACAAGCCAAAGAACTGGTGAATGAAAGAGGAACTCCATTTAGGGTGAGGATTGAAGAAGA